The Prevotella melaninogenica genome window below encodes:
- a CDS encoding transposase — protein MKLCKAAFSAEDGAKLNKSIQTNVMEMLFLLMVIPRKCNFTQMGRYGKRGEQCYRQTAERSVNWLEINMWLSAFAFKQGKGLNAIVIDPSFIKKAGKHTPYVGTFWSGCAGAVKHGLEILGIGVIDVDLHECMMLKAVQTTLEKGEEKKEMSLYDWYTKVLEDDKVTLQRICKVLVADSAFSKRPFIDKVMKMGFHVVSRLRHDAALFYTWDGEPTGKPGRPRIKGDKIDVRNIDISKGNELDLGETKGKAYALKAWCKSLHRVVSIVIHELPNGVRRLYFSTDESMSGRDVMEYYTTRFQEEFCFRDAKQFLGLTDCQARDKRKLEFAFNSSFTALNVTKIMCKELGTSIGRLKAQMVNAYYAQRIIDVFEKNPNTPLNKERINDIFSFAADAA, from the coding sequence ATGAAGCTCTGCAAAGCAGCATTTAGTGCTGAAGATGGAGCAAAGTTAAACAAAAGTATTCAAACAAACGTCATGGAAATGCTTTTTCTTTTGATGGTCATCCCAAGGAAATGTAATTTTACGCAGATGGGACGCTATGGAAAGCGTGGCGAACAATGCTATCGGCAGACGGCAGAGCGCAGCGTGAACTGGCTCGAAATAAATATGTGGCTGAGTGCTTTCGCCTTCAAGCAGGGTAAAGGGCTCAATGCCATCGTTATTGATCCAAGCTTCATCAAGAAGGCTGGGAAGCATACCCCATACGTGGGTACGTTTTGGTCGGGCTGTGCAGGTGCGGTAAAGCACGGTCTTGAGATCCTCGGCATCGGTGTGATAGACGTGGACTTGCATGAGTGTATGATGCTCAAGGCTGTGCAGACCACATTGGAAAAAGGGGAGGAGAAAAAAGAGATGAGTCTATACGACTGGTATACCAAGGTGTTGGAGGACGACAAGGTAACCTTACAGCGTATTTGCAAGGTTCTTGTCGCTGACTCAGCCTTCTCCAAAAGACCTTTCATCGACAAGGTAATGAAGATGGGCTTCCATGTTGTGAGCCGCTTGCGTCATGACGCAGCCTTGTTCTACACATGGGATGGGGAACCCACGGGAAAGCCCGGCCGTCCTCGTATCAAAGGTGACAAGATTGACGTAAGGAACATCGACATATCCAAAGGCAATGAGCTTGATTTAGGAGAGACCAAAGGCAAAGCCTATGCGCTCAAGGCGTGGTGCAAGTCCTTGCATAGGGTCGTGTCGATTGTCATCCACGAGTTGCCCAACGGTGTCCGCCGTTTGTACTTCTCTACGGATGAGAGCATGAGTGGACGCGATGTGATGGAGTACTATACCACACGTTTCCAAGAGGAGTTTTGCTTTCGCGACGCAAAGCAATTCCTCGGTCTTACCGATTGTCAGGCACGCGACAAGAGAAAACTTGAATTTGCTTTCAACTCTTCATTCACAGCACTCAATGTGACCAAAATCATGTGCAAGGAACTTGGCACGTCCATCGGTCGACTTAAAGCGCAGATGGTCAATGCCTACTATGCACAACGAATTATTGACGTGTTCGAGAAGAACCCGAACACGCCATTAAATAAAGAAAGGATAAATGATATATTTAGTTTCGCTGCTGATGCAGCATAA
- a CDS encoding leucine-rich repeat domain-containing protein yields MKKFLLMFSLFVSLVTFAQTNGEMRIATSTAVGQDFVFRVTRTDETSKVFVDWGDGNKQEATLEGWSNNKKVTGKLLKDTIIVYGDFSAVEVSEAKATYLAFKNQPNLKQVEAKRNELTYEGIDLLGAPNLVTLDLSYNKITRLDLRNFKKLTNFTANHNTILATVLFPDGSTELRNIDMSDGDITHFYPVSLPNLRYLNLANGSLLELELGNNYPELRDVDITGNVGVTSIDVTQQTKLEKLLIKGTKITELNLINTPELIMLDASNTDIAKLDLSGNKNVTTLELSDTKLSRLDVSNLANLYTINIDNTKIQRIDLSHQRFLRSVSVRNTGIQFLDMHGAIGTNRLNHLDMRDCKNTTPQSLNFTFKAMPSHTGNSYRTNVFLSGANYEHANTGILDDDADNSYKLDVHGDATASMDSVSITMQTSENGGSYTLSQIPDDGYFATYEPVTGKVLPGFPIKIDVKAPAGSKFVGVEVNGKLIADSIFVVSEAAVVKPIFSVSGDDDYIKLTVPTGIDQQYFLSVSGEDKDVSIDWGDGELVKVKVKSTPTTVEGQTSGATVTIYGAVTGADFSSYPGVGVDNKITAVDLSHNIHLRSLSTYMNPITSIDVSKLLDLESLDCSYSDLTSLDVSKNSKLINLRAYGNQVDNIDITGAVDLAYLDVKNNWLESLDLSQNKKLVYLNISSNEIEAVDVKDMPELVELYVSNNKITTLDVSKNPALKTLQLSNNSVSNLDLKNNLQLVTLTVDGNRLEGLDLMGHERLTYLNVGGNRWDACTLNDLYYSLSRYPKLQSGKMPRGNTLFVHGEKAGEYNDAEHAESSIAKLKGWTIDYEGDGTGCNMAYITIQEPEYGTLKVFTTDGVEVLTGTKVAKNTDLVIKAIPASGYKLETLTLNDEEVDSPNFKVISSVTIGGIFTVSSQIDASTTDTLKVSGGKNYLSFMTGTPTHLQVYTLSGKLMFSTIVREHKTVSLPSGIYIVKTKGYSKVVVVE; encoded by the coding sequence ATGAAGAAATTTTTACTGATGTTTTCTTTGTTTGTGTCTTTAGTGACGTTTGCACAAACAAATGGTGAAATGAGGATTGCAACATCTACAGCCGTAGGGCAAGACTTTGTGTTCCGTGTTACTCGAACCGATGAAACCAGCAAAGTGTTTGTTGACTGGGGAGATGGTAATAAACAAGAGGCTACGTTAGAAGGATGGAGTAATAATAAGAAGGTAACAGGAAAGTTACTGAAAGACACAATTATTGTTTATGGTGATTTTTCTGCTGTTGAAGTTTCTGAGGCAAAAGCAACATATCTTGCTTTTAAGAATCAGCCTAATTTAAAGCAAGTTGAAGCTAAGAGGAATGAATTAACCTACGAAGGTATTGATTTATTAGGTGCTCCTAATCTTGTTACACTTGACCTTAGCTATAACAAAATTACGCGTTTAGACCTGCGTAATTTTAAGAAGTTAACTAACTTTACAGCTAATCATAATACAATTTTGGCAACTGTTTTATTTCCAGATGGCAGTACAGAACTACGAAATATCGACATGTCAGATGGAGATATTACACACTTTTATCCTGTTAGTCTTCCTAACCTCCGTTATCTTAATCTTGCGAACGGTAGTTTGTTAGAGTTAGAATTGGGTAATAATTATCCAGAGTTACGTGATGTTGATATCACAGGGAATGTTGGAGTAACATCTATTGATGTTACGCAACAAACTAAACTTGAAAAGCTTCTTATAAAGGGAACGAAGATAACTGAGCTAAACCTTATTAATACCCCAGAGCTTATCATGCTTGATGCGTCTAATACCGACATTGCAAAGCTTGACTTAAGTGGTAACAAGAATGTAACAACGCTTGAACTTAGTGATACGAAGTTGTCTCGTTTAGATGTGTCTAATCTTGCAAATCTTTATACAATTAATATTGATAATACGAAGATACAACGTATTGATTTATCCCACCAACGGTTTTTACGTAGTGTGAGCGTACGGAATACTGGAATACAATTTCTTGATATGCATGGTGCTATCGGTACTAATAGACTTAATCACCTTGATATGCGTGACTGTAAGAATACTACTCCTCAGTCACTTAACTTCACATTCAAAGCAATGCCGTCACATACCGGTAATTCTTATCGTACAAATGTTTTCCTATCAGGGGCTAACTACGAACACGCCAATACTGGGATTTTAGATGATGATGCCGACAATTCTTATAAATTAGATGTTCATGGTGATGCTACTGCTTCTATGGATTCTGTTTCTATAACTATGCAAACATCCGAAAATGGAGGTAGTTATACACTAAGTCAAATCCCTGATGATGGGTATTTTGCAACTTATGAACCTGTTACTGGGAAAGTTCTGCCTGGTTTTCCAATTAAGATAGATGTTAAAGCACCTGCTGGCTCAAAGTTCGTTGGGGTAGAGGTGAATGGAAAATTAATAGCTGACAGTATATTTGTCGTGTCTGAAGCGGCGGTTGTAAAACCTATTTTTAGTGTTTCTGGTGATGACGATTATATCAAACTAACAGTTCCTACAGGTATAGATCAACAGTACTTCCTTTCTGTTAGCGGTGAGGATAAAGATGTTTCAATTGACTGGGGAGATGGCGAACTTGTAAAAGTGAAGGTTAAATCGACTCCAACAACAGTAGAGGGGCAAACGTCTGGAGCGACTGTAACGATATATGGTGCTGTTACAGGAGCTGATTTCTCAAGTTATCCAGGTGTAGGTGTCGATAATAAGATAACTGCTGTTGATTTGAGTCATAATATTCATTTGCGTTCTCTTTCTACGTATATGAATCCAATTACGTCCATAGATGTTTCTAAACTATTGGATCTTGAATCCCTTGATTGTTCTTATTCAGACCTTACTTCCTTGGATGTAAGCAAGAACAGCAAACTTATCAATTTACGTGCTTATGGTAATCAAGTTGATAATATAGATATTACAGGTGCTGTCGATTTAGCTTATCTTGATGTCAAAAATAACTGGTTAGAAAGCTTAGATTTAAGTCAAAACAAGAAACTTGTTTATTTGAATATAAGTAGTAATGAGATAGAGGCAGTTGACGTGAAGGATATGCCAGAACTTGTAGAACTTTATGTTTCAAATAACAAAATTACGACTCTTGATGTTAGCAAGAACCCTGCATTGAAGACATTGCAGCTTTCTAATAATTCAGTCTCAAACTTAGACTTAAAGAATAATCTTCAACTTGTGACACTTACTGTTGATGGCAATAGATTAGAGGGGTTGGACCTTATGGGGCATGAACGATTGACCTATCTGAATGTAGGAGGTAATAGATGGGATGCATGTACTTTAAATGATCTTTATTATAGCCTTTCTCGTTATCCTAAACTTCAGAGTGGAAAGATGCCACGTGGTAACACGCTTTTCGTTCATGGTGAGAAAGCTGGAGAGTATAATGACGCTGAGCATGCAGAATCATCTATCGCTAAGTTGAAGGGTTGGACGATTGATTATGAGGGCGATGGAACAGGTTGTAACATGGCGTATATTACAATACAGGAGCCAGAATATGGAACGTTAAAGGTATTTACAACAGATGGCGTTGAGGTTCTGACAGGTACAAAGGTGGCTAAGAATACAGATCTTGTCATTAAAGCGATACCCGCATCTGGATATAAACTTGAAACTTTGACACTTAATGATGAAGAAGTAGATTCTCCTAATTTTAAGGTTATTTCTTCTGTGACTATTGGAGGAATCTTCACAGTTTCGTCACAAATAGATGCTTCTACTACTGATACCCTTAAAGTCTCTGGAGGTAAGAATTATCTAAGTTTTATGACAGGAACGCCTACACACTTGCAAGTCTATACCTTAAGTGGCAAATTGATGTTCTCTACTATTGTAAGAGAGCATAAGACGGTTAGTCTACCATCGGGTATCTATATTGTTAAAACGAAGGGCTATTCAAAAGTTGTAGTAGTTGAATAG
- a CDS encoding SMI1/KNR4 family protein has translation MNITKLINSFPRKRATGGVSEDKIVSAENVLGLHFAQEYREVLANYGSLFLKGEEIFGIDVVDITLKAKEKNPDFPKDMYVISNTYIDGILLVQDTTGVIYTYQPLHGIQKVATSLSVYISLLLKK, from the coding sequence ATGAATATTACAAAATTAATTAACTCTTTTCCTCGTAAAAGAGCAACTGGAGGAGTATCAGAAGATAAGATAGTATCTGCTGAGAACGTATTAGGCCTGCATTTTGCACAGGAATACAGAGAAGTATTAGCAAACTATGGATCACTTTTCCTAAAAGGAGAAGAAATCTTTGGCATAGATGTTGTAGATATAACATTAAAAGCAAAAGAAAAAAATCCTGATTTTCCAAAAGATATGTATGTAATCTCAAATACATACATTGATGGTATCTTGTTAGTTCAAGACACTACGGGAGTGATATACACATATCAACCTTTACATGGAATACAAAAGGTAGCAACTTCCCTGTCAGTGTATATAAGTTTACTTTTAAAGAAGTAA
- a CDS encoding HNH/ENDO VII family nuclease produces MEPVTTAIKVAEIAKKGVEVAKKIQKVYDVSQQMKNVAESEGKEKLQAISKVATSASKFFIKEMKGLEKNGNMQGFNNLQSKLESQSMHGLSKPDMLELKGESPNESLKERHSVFDKELPSENEYLSKQEVYDESKTLEKKENSIFVEDMPSAKDKLLKSDDLDESMPIEKLASSEKLDVNINVSQSEVIPQPENVANSGLTEERSNNTNPIETAEKQSHFQENTEAQHSIEISKEIEQRTERLTDEQKIEIKLKTGWSDAIIDSIRSMDEAQIYIDAGLQEGEVNGKLALLQSKIDGNACNEPKWPDWTNKALAEDGYPPRDETGRPYELHHVGQNPESPLAELTYDQHHCNGNFTKLHTFDESSIDRQQFNKERKEYWETRSQTL; encoded by the coding sequence ATGGAACCAGTAACAACTGCAATTAAGGTGGCTGAAATAGCTAAAAAAGGTGTTGAAGTTGCCAAAAAAATTCAGAAGGTTTACGACGTGTCACAGCAAATGAAGAACGTTGCAGAATCCGAAGGAAAAGAGAAACTTCAAGCAATTTCTAAAGTTGCTACATCCGCTAGCAAATTCTTTATTAAAGAAATGAAGGGGTTAGAAAAAAATGGCAACATGCAAGGTTTTAATAACTTACAATCAAAATTAGAATCTCAGTCTATGCATGGTCTCTCTAAACCAGATATGCTTGAGTTAAAAGGGGAATCCCCAAATGAATCTCTAAAAGAGAGGCATAGTGTTTTTGACAAAGAACTTCCTTCAGAAAACGAATACTTATCAAAACAAGAAGTCTATGATGAAAGCAAAACATTAGAAAAAAAAGAAAATAGTATCTTTGTAGAAGATATGCCTTCAGCAAAAGATAAGCTCCTTAAGTCAGATGATTTAGATGAAAGTATGCCTATTGAAAAGCTGGCTTCTTCTGAAAAATTAGATGTTAATATAAACGTTTCTCAAAGTGAGGTAATACCTCAACCAGAAAATGTTGCAAACTCAGGATTAACAGAAGAAAGAAGTAATAATACTAACCCGATAGAAACTGCAGAAAAACAGTCCCACTTTCAAGAAAATACTGAAGCACAACATTCTATAGAAATATCGAAAGAAATTGAGCAAAGAACAGAGAGACTAACCGATGAACAGAAAATAGAAATTAAATTGAAAACAGGATGGTCTGATGCCATTATAGATTCTATTAGGTCTATGGATGAAGCACAAATCTACATAGATGCAGGGCTTCAGGAAGGTGAAGTTAATGGGAAACTAGCTCTTTTACAATCTAAGATTGATGGAAATGCTTGTAATGAGCCAAAATGGCCAGATTGGACAAACAAAGCTTTGGCTGAAGATGGATATCCGCCACGTGATGAAACGGGCAGACCTTATGAACTCCATCACGTTGGACAAAATCCAGAATCGCCATTGGCAGAATTAACTTACGACCAACATCATTGTAATGGAAATTTTACAAAATTGCATACTTTCGATGAATCATCAATAGATAGACAACAATTTAACAAAGAAAGAAAAGAGTATTGGGAGACTCGTTCACAAACATTATAA
- a CDS encoding ATP-binding protein yields the protein MNKLHYKRNHPAVEESHLQQEQTLVEQPTHNFDETSIDPKQIITASKQVFDSMVTREYLHELSYCQVLPMQKSNYSPIRWYRVNKVVIEKNVFFADKLSMLYMSLHKKAKNVILVLNKQNDGDVELYLGARDFSGSSHISGEILESGLEGYFPGVGYKMQAIPALDFESPAVASVSAIASLRDDKREGFVQGIERLINATSSIPRFRTYFIADSVSNKEAKDMVNSFNNLYTRLSPAENLQMTYNESESESISESFTENFSRSIGESISKTVTHTDGYSENSTTGKSTTEGTSENYSRNILTSIYKGLVGGRIGNGTSHSESTNFSDSIGKNFSDSVANQKGTNTTEQKGESTQNGTSQTKTTGISKQVTYQNRTVKYYLDILDKQLKRLQKGSPFGLWSVATYFIANDATTAQQLANIYRGSIIGEESGLETCAINTWQDFNDVKDICKYLKNCLNPRFDYYSLDVSAGSIVTSKELAIHLSLPQSSVPGIIVEERASFARNVFSEKMSKENINIGHIIHLGNESETPVSLNLDELTKHIFVTGSTGSGKSNVMYLLLQQIREKGKHFMVIEPAKGEYKHVFGCLKDVTVYSNTHKVGELLRINPFSFPYKYIDVLEHVDCLVEIFNACWPMYAAMPAVLKHSVITAYEKCGWDIESSEHKLSTPIFPTVEDVLVCLSEYIDNSNYSVDTKGDYKGALEIRLQELCEGMFGNMLNSESIPDAKLFNENVIIDLSRIKSTETKALLMGFLVMKINEFRMSEGGMNKPLQHVTVLEEAHNLLKKTSLEQSQESSNLTGKSVEMISNSIAEMRTYGEAFVIVDQSPSMLDASAIRNTNTKIVLTLPDSEDRKAAGGSMSLKNEQIEEIGRQKQGEAVIYQNIWEEPVQCRISKFNEFESNFCYNKASKPSPKLNNKRSSEVIKFLLKPYIKEPFDTEIIREHISTTSLPTSIKYGLSEMLIEYENKGNLSIWQDCQIAKLSEVVKLYLHLDAEYRNMTEQHSNMNQVRVLLDKLLKDKLDGNISREFLYYTERCFVRNNAMFDQWRETFRVK from the coding sequence ATGAATAAATTACATTATAAAAGAAATCATCCTGCTGTAGAGGAATCGCACCTACAGCAAGAACAAACGTTAGTTGAGCAACCTACACACAACTTTGATGAGACTTCTATTGATCCTAAACAGATAATTACGGCGAGTAAACAAGTGTTCGATAGCATGGTAACACGTGAGTATCTGCATGAATTAAGTTATTGTCAGGTTTTACCTATGCAAAAGAGTAATTATTCACCTATTAGGTGGTATAGAGTTAACAAGGTTGTTATCGAGAAGAATGTATTTTTCGCTGATAAATTGTCAATGTTGTATATGTCTCTTCATAAAAAAGCCAAAAATGTTATATTGGTTTTGAACAAGCAAAATGATGGAGATGTTGAACTATATCTTGGTGCTAGGGATTTTTCTGGATCAAGTCATATATCGGGCGAAATTCTTGAATCTGGACTAGAAGGCTACTTCCCAGGGGTCGGCTATAAAATGCAAGCCATCCCAGCTTTGGACTTTGAAAGTCCGGCGGTAGCATCCGTGTCTGCTATCGCCTCATTACGAGATGACAAGAGGGAAGGTTTTGTTCAAGGAATAGAACGACTTATAAATGCCACATCCTCTATACCTCGTTTCAGAACCTATTTCATTGCAGATAGTGTTAGCAACAAAGAAGCCAAAGATATGGTTAATTCGTTTAATAATCTATACACTCGACTTTCACCTGCAGAAAACCTTCAAATGACCTATAATGAGAGTGAAAGTGAAAGTATCTCTGAATCATTTACAGAGAACTTTTCTAGATCAATCGGAGAGTCTATTTCTAAAACAGTAACTCATACAGACGGATATTCTGAGAATTCTACAACAGGGAAAAGCACAACTGAAGGAACCAGCGAAAACTACAGTCGTAACATTCTTACTTCAATATATAAGGGTTTAGTTGGTGGTAGAATAGGAAATGGTACTAGTCATAGCGAAAGCACAAATTTTTCAGATTCTATAGGAAAAAACTTTTCAGATTCTGTAGCTAATCAGAAGGGAACAAACACAACAGAACAAAAGGGAGAATCTACTCAAAATGGGACAAGCCAGACAAAAACGACTGGAATATCTAAACAAGTGACCTACCAAAATAGAACAGTTAAGTATTATCTTGATATTTTGGACAAGCAATTGAAGCGCCTCCAGAAAGGCAGCCCATTTGGTTTATGGTCGGTAGCAACGTATTTTATTGCCAATGACGCTACTACAGCTCAACAGTTAGCTAATATTTATCGTGGTTCAATAATTGGTGAAGAAAGTGGATTGGAAACATGTGCAATAAACACATGGCAAGATTTCAATGACGTAAAAGACATTTGTAAATACTTAAAGAACTGTTTAAATCCGAGATTTGATTATTATTCTCTCGATGTCTCTGCAGGCTCTATTGTAACCAGTAAAGAACTAGCTATTCATTTATCATTGCCACAAAGCAGTGTACCAGGGATTATCGTTGAAGAGAGAGCCTCATTTGCAAGAAATGTTTTCTCCGAGAAGATGTCTAAGGAAAATATCAATATAGGCCATATAATCCATTTAGGCAATGAGTCAGAAACACCTGTGTCTCTTAATCTTGACGAACTAACAAAACATATATTTGTTACAGGCTCAACTGGTAGCGGTAAATCTAACGTCATGTATTTACTATTACAGCAGATTCGAGAAAAGGGTAAACATTTCATGGTTATTGAACCTGCAAAAGGAGAATATAAGCATGTATTTGGTTGCCTTAAAGATGTTACTGTTTACAGCAACACTCATAAGGTTGGCGAACTACTGAGAATAAATCCTTTCAGTTTTCCTTATAAATATATAGATGTATTGGAGCATGTAGACTGTCTTGTGGAAATCTTTAATGCATGCTGGCCTATGTATGCGGCAATGCCTGCTGTGTTGAAACACTCAGTTATTACAGCTTACGAGAAGTGTGGATGGGATATTGAATCTTCTGAACACAAACTCTCTACACCTATTTTTCCTACTGTAGAAGACGTTTTGGTCTGCCTATCAGAATACATTGACAATTCAAACTATTCTGTTGACACAAAGGGTGATTACAAAGGAGCCCTTGAAATTCGTTTGCAGGAATTGTGCGAAGGTATGTTCGGAAATATGCTGAATAGTGAATCAATACCTGATGCAAAACTTTTCAATGAGAATGTTATTATAGATTTAAGCCGCATTAAATCGACAGAAACTAAGGCTCTACTAATGGGATTCCTCGTCATGAAAATTAATGAGTTTAGAATGTCAGAAGGAGGAATGAATAAGCCTTTACAGCATGTTACAGTTCTCGAAGAAGCTCATAATTTATTAAAAAAAACATCATTAGAGCAATCTCAAGAGTCCTCGAATCTCACAGGTAAATCCGTCGAGATGATTTCCAATAGTATTGCAGAAATGCGTACTTATGGAGAAGCCTTTGTTATCGTAGACCAGTCCCCATCTATGCTGGATGCTTCTGCAATAAGAAATACAAATACCAAAATAGTACTAACTTTACCCGATAGCGAAGATAGAAAAGCCGCTGGCGGTTCAATGTCTCTTAAAAATGAACAGATTGAAGAAATAGGGAGACAAAAACAAGGTGAAGCTGTTATCTATCAAAATATTTGGGAAGAGCCTGTTCAATGCAGGATTTCAAAATTCAATGAATTTGAGTCTAACTTCTGCTATAATAAGGCCTCAAAACCTTCACCTAAACTGAACAATAAACGCAGCTCTGAAGTTATAAAATTTCTACTTAAACCATATATAAAAGAACCTTTTGATACTGAAATAATTCGTGAACATATTTCAACAACATCACTGCCAACATCAATAAAGTATGGTCTAAGTGAAATGCTTATAGAGTATGAGAACAAAGGAAACTTATCTATTTGGCAAGATTGTCAAATTGCAAAACTATCAGAGGTTGTTAAATTATATCTCCATCTTGATGCAGAGTACAGGAATATGACAGAACAGCACTCTAATATGAATCAGGTAAGAGTTCTTCTTGACAAGTTACTAAAAGATAAACTAGACGGGAACATAAGCAGAGAGTTTTTATATTATACAGAACGTTGTTTCGTAAGAAATAATGCGATGTTTGACCAATGGAGAGAAACTTTTAGAGTTAAATAG
- a CDS encoding dynamin family protein, protein MNTNEFAKLTQLVDTTLNKYRTVRKICGIADDDWHSRSIERMAKPFIKGYFTLAIVGKVSSGKSTFINALLGCKDLLPTGHDQTTCGVTYIEYGETPEVTITFGDGNKTTIKDNISRKVKSYVAIPEKYHNLPVNNIDDMILGGYDFEKIWERHEQLEKETLCAKIDKILLKNYVDNRKKKDIAIEVRMRYPFNKELKGWRVIDTPGIGAIGGIETRTKQLLATQTEDGSREIDAIIFLQKGSETLDQTDSKKFVNEQLDNLSESDKRRLFYVLTHSSSTDFLNHKESKLDFIKQNYGDKIKCLTYVDSLLYTFISYLEGSKVDLKGYDDFVKPEGWAKDEWDTIMTILDHAKRHLKNKVDAFNNDTMLRTIQSWANFDSLKSEINQFAKKEKQKCLREFINLIKKDYSGFIKRLNKEKELIDGGLSKINKERDIVEARRSNFNALAKEADKKFNIDKLNSKFKFIDKELDNFQTLESINNVRTAITNLFDKVQEAEKELFEEFSKTFSDFLKEDDLNDIILESLDFGNILQEATSASQEVYEISPEQVIYHTSRPDERIPAKYGTRTNEADKLRNFMALTLQRVRKSRDKFLPQVKQKAYQMRQLVFDELNKKLKEEEYRLEELKTELSNKEKFKGEKDKIITESHDAIKELNKLVNEYGI, encoded by the coding sequence ATGAATACTAACGAATTTGCAAAACTCACACAATTAGTAGATACGACATTAAATAAATATCGTACAGTCCGAAAAATTTGTGGAATTGCTGATGATGACTGGCATAGCCGTAGCATAGAACGTATGGCTAAGCCGTTTATCAAAGGCTATTTCACCTTAGCCATTGTTGGAAAAGTAAGTTCCGGCAAGTCTACATTTATCAATGCTCTTTTAGGATGCAAGGATTTGCTTCCTACAGGACATGATCAGACAACTTGTGGAGTAACCTACATTGAATATGGTGAGACTCCTGAGGTAACTATAACCTTTGGTGATGGTAATAAAACGACTATCAAAGACAATATTAGTAGAAAAGTTAAATCTTATGTTGCAATTCCAGAAAAATATCATAACCTACCTGTCAATAATATAGATGATATGATCTTGGGAGGATATGATTTCGAAAAAATATGGGAGCGACATGAACAGCTTGAGAAAGAAACTCTATGTGCCAAAATTGACAAAATACTATTAAAGAACTATGTCGATAATAGAAAAAAGAAAGATATAGCTATTGAAGTACGTATGAGATACCCTTTCAATAAGGAATTAAAAGGTTGGCGAGTAATTGACACTCCAGGAATTGGTGCTATTGGTGGAATAGAGACAAGGACTAAGCAATTACTTGCTACTCAAACAGAAGATGGTTCGAGAGAAATTGATGCCATTATATTTTTACAAAAAGGTAGCGAAACTCTCGACCAGACTGATAGCAAAAAATTTGTAAATGAGCAATTAGATAATTTATCAGAATCCGATAAACGTCGTCTCTTCTACGTACTAACGCATAGCAGCTCTACAGATTTTTTAAACCACAAGGAGTCTAAACTTGATTTTATCAAACAGAATTATGGTGATAAAATTAAGTGTTTGACCTATGTAGATAGTCTACTCTACACATTCATCTCATATCTGGAAGGAAGCAAAGTAGACTTGAAAGGTTACGATGATTTCGTAAAACCTGAAGGGTGGGCTAAAGACGAATGGGATACTATTATGACTATATTAGATCATGCTAAGCGGCACTTAAAAAATAAAGTTGATGCCTTTAATAATGACACTATGCTGAGAACAATACAGTCATGGGCTAATTTTGATTCACTTAAATCAGAAATAAATCAGTTTGCTAAAAAAGAAAAGCAGAAATGTCTTCGTGAATTTATAAATCTCATTAAAAAAGACTATTCTGGGTTTATAAAAAGACTTAACAAGGAAAAAGAACTTATTGATGGGGGTCTCAGCAAAATTAACAAAGAGAGAGACATTGTCGAAGCAAGACGATCAAATTTTAATGCACTTGCGAAAGAAGCTGATAAGAAGTTCAATATTGACAAATTAAATTCCAAATTTAAATTTATTGATAAAGAGCTTGACAACTTTCAAACTCTGGAATCTATTAATAATGTCCGCACAGCAATAACCAACCTTTTTGACAAGGTTCAAGAAGCAGAAAAAGAGCTTTTTGAAGAATTTTCAAAAACCTTTTCAGATTTTTTAAAGGAAGATGACTTAAATGACATTATATTAGAGTCGTTAGATTTTGGGAATATTTTACAGGAAGCAACATCTGCTAGTCAAGAAGTATACGAAATATCCCCCGAACAAGTCATCTATCACACTTCTAGACCAGATGAAAGAATTCCAGCTAAATACGGCACAAGAACAAATGAAGCCGATAAGCTTCGTAATTTCATGGCCTTAACACTTCAACGCGTTAGAAAGAGTAGGGATAAGTTTCTCCCTCAGGTGAAACAGAAAGCTTATCAGATGCGTCAACTTGTATTTGATGAACTTAATAAAAAATTAAAAGAGGAAGAATATAGACTCGAAGAACTTAAAACAGAATTGTCAAATAAGGAAAAGTTCAAGGGTGAAAAAGACAAAATTATTACAGAATCTCATGATGCAATAAAGGAACTAAACAAGTTAGTAAACGAATATGGAATTTAA